One part of the Arabidopsis thaliana chromosome 1 sequence genome encodes these proteins:
- a CDS encoding Eukaryotic aspartyl protease family protein (Eukaryotic aspartyl protease family protein; FUNCTIONS IN: aspartic-type endopeptidase activity; INVOLVED IN: proteolysis; LOCATED IN: apoplast; EXPRESSED IN: 22 plant structures; EXPRESSED DURING: 13 growth stages; CONTAINS InterPro DOMAIN/s: Peptidase aspartic (InterPro:IPR021109), Peptidase aspartic, catalytic (InterPro:IPR009007), Peptidase A1 (InterPro:IPR001461), Peptidase aspartic, active site (InterPro:IPR001969); BEST Arabidopsis thaliana protein match is: Eukaryotic aspartyl protease family protein (TAIR:AT5G10770.1); Has 30201 Blast hits to 17322 proteins in 780 species: Archae - 12; Bacteria - 1396; Metazoa - 17338; Fungi - 3422; Plants - 5037; Viruses - 0; Other Eukaryotes - 2996 (source: NCBI BLink).): protein MFKKATLNLSLAPLLLVFLFLLSCVVHGVDEKKILSVHNNIWSPKKSYEASTSCFSRSLGKGRESTTLEMKHRELCSGKTIDLGKKMRRALVLDNIRVQSLQLKIKAMTSSTTEQSVSETQIPLTSGIKLESLNYIVTVELGGKNMSLIVDTGSDLTWVQCQPCRSCYNQQGPLYDPSVSSSYKTVFCNSSTCQDLVAATSNSGPCGGNNGVVKTPCEYVVSYGDGSYTRGDLASESILLGDTKLENFVFGCGRNNKGLFGGSSGLMGLGRSSVSLVSQTLKTFNGVFSYCLPSLEDGASGSLSFGNDSSVYTNSTSVSYTPLVQNPQLRSFYILNLTGASIGGVELKSSSFGRGILIDSGTVITRLPPSIYKAVKIEFLKQFSGFPTAPGYSILDTCFNLTSYEDISIPIIKMIFQGNAELEVDVTGVFYFVKPDASLVCLALASLSYENEVGIIGNYQQKNQRVIYDTTQERLGIVGENCRV from the exons ATGTTCAAGAAAGCAACATTGAATCTTTCACTTGCTCCTTTGctacttgtttttcttttccttctctcGTGTGTTGTTCATGGCGTcgatgagaagaagattctcAGTGTACATAACAACATCTGGTCTCCCAAGAAATCATACGAAGCTTCAACTTCATGTTTTTCTCGCAGTCTTG gaaaaggaagagaatcCACTACATTGGAGATGAAACATAGAGAACTTTGCTCAGGAAAGACTATAGATTTGGgtaagaagatgagaagagcCTTAGTTTTGGATAACATTCGAGTTCAGTCACTtcaactcaaaatcaaagcaATGACCTCAAGCACCACTGAACAATCTGTTTCCGAAACTCAGATTCCGTTAACCTCAGGGATAAAACTTGAGTCTTTGAACTACATCGTTACAGTTGAATTAGGAGGGAAAAACATGAGTTTGATCGTTGACACTGGAAGTGACCTGACTTGGGTCCAATGCCAGCCTTGCAGATCCTGTTACAACCAACAAGGTCCTTTGTATGACCCATCAGTCTCATCTTCTTACAAGACGGTGTTCTGTAACTCATCCACTTGTCAGGACCTTGTGGCAGCTACCAGCAATTCCGGCCCTTGTGGAGGTAACAATGGTGTTGTAAAGACACCTTGTGAGTACGTTGTCAGCTATGGAGATGGATCATACACTCGAGGAGACTTGGCAAGTGAAAGCATCCTATTGGGCGACACAAAACTTGAAAACTTTGTCTTTGGTTGTGGCCGAAACAACAAAGGTCTGTTTGGGGGATCCTCTGGTTTAATGGGTTTGGGAAGAAGTTCAGTCTCTTTAGTCTCCCAAACTTTGAAAACTTTCAACGGAGTTTTCTCATACTGTTTACCTTCTCTTGAGGATGGAGCTTCTGGCTCATTGTCCTTTGGTAACGATTCCTCTGTTTACACGAATTCAACTTCAGTTTCCTACACGCCGTTAGTACAAAACCCTCAGCTTCGTTCCTTTTACATTCTGAATCTCACTGGTGCTAGCATTGGTGGCGTGGAACTGAAATCTTCAAGCTTTGGCAGAGGGATTCTAATCGATTCAGGAACGGTTATCACAAGATTGCCACCTTCCATTTACAAAGCTGTGAAGATAGAGTTTCTGAAACAGTTTTCCGGGTTTCCTACTGCTCCTGGTTATTCAATCTTAGACACTTGCTTTAACCTCACAAGTTATGAAGACATAAGCATTCCCATTATCAAAATGATCTTCCAAGGTAACGCTGAGCTCGAAGTGGATGTCACTGGTGTGTTCTACTTTGTCAAGCCTGACGCATCTCTAGTCTGCTTGGCCTTAGCAAGTCTGTCATATGAAAATGAAGTCGGGATCATCGGAAATTATCAGCAGAAAAACCAGAGAGTAATATATGATACCACACAAGAGAGGCTAGGAATTGTCGGAGAAAACTGCAGAGTCTGA